The Prevotella melaninogenica nucleotide sequence AATGGATATGTGGAGGAGTTTATAATAACTGTGTAAATTGTTAGAATAACTAAATTCACAATTTGAGGGTGCTGGCTTACTTCATAAACTCAGTACCCTCAAATAAATTAAAATATTTTATTATGAAGAATCTAACCAAGCTTAAACTTTCGAAATATGCATTTATGTCTGCTCCTCGCAATGATGTTTATCTTATTTTCTCTGGAAGATCTGGTAAAAATATTAGATTATCCTGTAAGTCATTTGATGCAATTAAACATAATAGGTTAGATATAATATCCGACGATACTCTCTACTTATTAAGGAATGTAAAGGTCCTTGTACCAGAGAATGAAGATGAATTTGCGGAAATTAATAAAGAAAATCATGAGAAATTAAGAAGGCAGGCAAATTTTAGAAAAGAAAATCTTTATTTATCTATTCAGCCATCAGCTTCTTGTCAATTAGCATGTGATTATTGTGGGCAAGAGCACAAAAAGGCTAAAATCTCAGCTGACAACATCCATCTAGTTCTTAACAGAATTAGGATGAAATTGAAAACGCATACATATAAATTATTGGAGATAGGTTGGTTTGGTGGAGAGCCATTGACCGCATGGACAGAAATGCGCCATATAAACCGCAATATAAAAGATCTGACTTCAAGTGAAGATATTCGTTATATAAGTCATATAACTACAAATGGATATGCCCTAACTTTGCACAAATACATTTCATTGAAAAATGAATTTAATTGTAAGCGAATTGAAATAACTTTAGATGGCAGTAAAGAATTTCACGATATCCATCGTTTTACAATTAATCATAGTGGGTCTTTTGATAGAATTTTTTCCAATCTAATTAATATTATAAATAGTCCTGATTACGATAAAGATCAATGTTTTATATCTGTAAGATGTAATGTGGATGAGAAAAATATTGAAGGTGTTATTCCTCTTCTAAAATCCCTTTATGATCATAACGCTCAAGATAAGATATTTTTTTATGTCGCGAATGTTGTCTCTTGGGCTAAGAATGGTGCTGGAGTAGAAAATACTTGGAAAAAGATAGGTGAGAAATCAACTGAATATCTTTTGTATATGTTGGACCATGGTTTTAAAACAGAGATTTTGCCAGAAAGAGAAGGTCCATACATGTGTCTCGGGACAATAAGAGATTCAGAAATGTATGATGCATATGGAAATATCTTTGATTGTTCTGAAACATCATATTCTTCTACCTATTCCAAAGGACCTTTCGCATTAGGAAATCTAAGAAATCAGAAAAATTTGAAATATAATAGCATTCTCAAAGATGTTCCTGAGATGCTAATGAATGGTAAGTTTGAAAAATGTCGTGTCTGTAAATTCTATCCACTTTGTGGTGGATTGTGCCCTCTAGCTTTAGTTGAGAATGAGCCTAGATGTCCATCGTTTATCTATAATATTGAAGATAGAATGCTTATTCAGATGTTGTATAATTATAAGGGGAAAGGAAAGTAATGAATATTTTACAAACATACTATGATGATCGTATACATGAGCATGGATTAGATATTTCTGGAAGATATTTAAATTCTGTCACAAACTGGTTGTCCATTGCGTATAGCTGTTTAACACTGAAAAAGAATAATCAAAAATCACCATTGTTTTTTTATGGTGATTCTGATATTGTGCATATACTTCAGGATTTATTCAAATTGCCATATGATGAATATAATAGTTTTAATAGTCATATCTTAGAGGGTAATAAATATTATTGTCTTCCCAAGATAATAACATATTCTTTACAGAATGCTCCTTTTATCCATATTGATACTGATATATTTGTAAATAATCCATTTCCTCAATATTGGGATAAGTCGGATTTAATAGCTCAACATCAAGAACATGATTCCACCTTTTATAAGTTAGTATATGATTATCTTAAAGAAAGTAAAGTTAAATTATTAGATATCCAGAAAGTTTGCATAGATGGAAGCTATATTAACTCTTATAATCTGGGAATAGTGGGGGGATGTGATATTAATTTCTTTAAAGAGTATATACAATGTATTAAAAAGTTCATGACCATTAATCACAGGAATATGTATTCTGCGGAACAAAAATGTCTTTTTAATGTTGTATTTGAACAGTGGATGTTTTATGCTCTGGCAAAATATAGAAATGAACCTGTATCCACATTTTATCATGAAATTGTAAAAGACTTTGTAATGCCGAATGGCTTTGTCCCTGAAAGGATAGTTAATCAATACCCTATAGATTTTATACATATCATGGAACATAAGAAACATGTGAGATGTAATAGTTTTGTTGCACGAAATATGCTTTTAGAGTTCCCTGACACGTATGAACGAATTTTAAAAGAGTGTTATAAAAATGGAATAGATGTCCCACAGTTATCTGTGCCCAAGAAAGTTACCCAAGATCAATTAAAACAACAAATATTTTTAAATCAAATTAATCAGGATTCATCTTTTTTATTGAATCTAAAATTACAATTATCTCCTTATATTCAGTTTTTAGAACTGTCTAACAAGCAAAAAGAGGTCTTAAAAAAGAAAAATGCAGATGGGAGCAAAATTGGTCAATATCTGAATATTAAAGCTTTTGATGCTTATATGGGGATATACCACAATTATCTTTATTCTAAAAATCTTTCATCAATTCTCTGGAATTTTAAAAGTCCTAGGAATATAGATGATATTTTAAGATCTATCCCTGAGAATAGTAAGAAAGCTTTTATATTCTTTATTAAACAAGCTATCTTTGATAATATATTAATTTGCATATGAATATAATTCAAACATTTTATAGTTATACAGATGGAGACCCTTTATTTGATAACGCAGGTTTTTTAAGTGCTGAATTTAATTGGCTAAGCATTGCTTTAAGTTGCGTTTTATTGAAACAGCATTTTGGAAAGGTTACATTATATTGCAACCATAAAGTCCGTATATTGGTAGAAGAACTTCATATTCCTTATACTAATATTGTTGAAATTCCTGATTTTATGGAAAATTATGAAGGATATAATTTATGGGCTTTACCTAAAGTCTATACATATAGCATGCAGAGAGAACCATTCTTACATGTCGATTGTGACTGGTTTATGTTTGAAAAATTATCTGATGATTTTTTGTCATCGGATTTATTTGCACAGAATATTGAATATGATGATCAGTTTTATAATCGTAAGTGCATAGAGAGATTTATACATGCAGGGGGAGTCGTTCCTCAATGTGTGAATGCAGAATTATCTGCTCCAATTTGTAGGGTCGCTAATGCTGGGATTTTAGGCGGGAATGATATTGATTTTATAAAGAGATATGTTAATCAAGTTTATTCTTTTATAAAGAAAAATGATAGAGTTCTAAAAGTAACGAAAGATGGATTTATAAATTCTTTTTATGAGCAAATGTTTTTTTATACTATGGCGAGGGAGGAAAATAAATCAGTAAACTATTGTACTAGGGGAGATAAGCTTAGTACTAAGTTTGATTGGCTTGATATTGATTTTACATGTAAACCAAAATACGGGTATATGCATTTACTCGCTTCTTTAAAACGATCTATTAATGCTCAGATTTTTGTTTCTCAATACCTTAGAAATATAGCTCCAGATTTATACAAAAATATTATACAAACGTATATTAATCGAGGAGGTCACACTATTATTAACTATTTTGATA carries:
- a CDS encoding radical SAM/SPASM domain-containing protein; translation: MKNLTKLKLSKYAFMSAPRNDVYLIFSGRSGKNIRLSCKSFDAIKHNRLDIISDDTLYLLRNVKVLVPENEDEFAEINKENHEKLRRQANFRKENLYLSIQPSASCQLACDYCGQEHKKAKISADNIHLVLNRIRMKLKTHTYKLLEIGWFGGEPLTAWTEMRHINRNIKDLTSSEDIRYISHITTNGYALTLHKYISLKNEFNCKRIEITLDGSKEFHDIHRFTINHSGSFDRIFSNLINIINSPDYDKDQCFISVRCNVDEKNIEGVIPLLKSLYDHNAQDKIFFYVANVVSWAKNGAGVENTWKKIGEKSTEYLLYMLDHGFKTEILPEREGPYMCLGTIRDSEMYDAYGNIFDCSETSYSSTYSKGPFALGNLRNQKNLKYNSILKDVPEMLMNGKFEKCRVCKFYPLCGGLCPLALVENEPRCPSFIYNIEDRMLIQMLYNYKGKGK
- a CDS encoding DUF6734 family protein; this encodes MNILQTYYDDRIHEHGLDISGRYLNSVTNWLSIAYSCLTLKKNNQKSPLFFYGDSDIVHILQDLFKLPYDEYNSFNSHILEGNKYYCLPKIITYSLQNAPFIHIDTDIFVNNPFPQYWDKSDLIAQHQEHDSTFYKLVYDYLKESKVKLLDIQKVCIDGSYINSYNLGIVGGCDINFFKEYIQCIKKFMTINHRNMYSAEQKCLFNVVFEQWMFYALAKYRNEPVSTFYHEIVKDFVMPNGFVPERIVNQYPIDFIHIMEHKKHVRCNSFVARNMLLEFPDTYERILKECYKNGIDVPQLSVPKKVTQDQLKQQIFLNQINQDSSFLLNLKLQLSPYIQFLELSNKQKEVLKKKNADGSKIGQYLNIKAFDAYMGIYHNYLYSKNLSSILWNFKSPRNIDDILRSIPENSKKAFIFFIKQAIFDNILICI
- a CDS encoding DUF6734 family protein is translated as MNIIQTFYSYTDGDPLFDNAGFLSAEFNWLSIALSCVLLKQHFGKVTLYCNHKVRILVEELHIPYTNIVEIPDFMENYEGYNLWALPKVYTYSMQREPFLHVDCDWFMFEKLSDDFLSSDLFAQNIEYDDQFYNRKCIERFIHAGGVVPQCVNAELSAPICRVANAGILGGNDIDFIKRYVNQVYSFIKKNDRVLKVTKDGFINSFYEQMFFYTMAREENKSVNYCTRGDKLSTKFDWLDIDFTCKPKYGYMHLLASLKRSINAQIFVSQYLRNIAPDLYKNIIQTYINRGGHTIINYFDICCDLCINNLRTNDLIFSETKKYLKIYTPISKEGLDSYITKSNYKEDNLLSKIFCIDLMRYNAEKNLVKNYQEICSVNDKNITFFWKEDLLKKNKLKLNNQFSFIELSQDIYKYLFPNYHFPSRNPIMAFLKDPLILKVKDVLLRGIGAEIIRYMWTVSEATAPQIINHIQLELKDDDVRSDSELIMKYIISFITNNVLLCDE